A window of uncultured Methanobrevibacter sp. contains these coding sequences:
- a CDS encoding DUF1847 domain-containing protein, whose amino-acid sequence MKDYSCADCRIINCKHQDKEYPKFCPTKELTSDEILEVEKLYNEDNNKEISRISAEIEDEFYCKYTRVEEIMEFAKRLKMNKIGVVACVGLMEESRTFAKILEKHDFEVYSAACKVGAMKKTEITGLDEEKTAVTGNVMCNPILQAKILNKEKTDLNVIIGLCVGHDSLFYKYSDALCTTLVTKDKVLAHNPVGALYQANTYYKKLMND is encoded by the coding sequence ATGAAAGACTACTCATGTGCCGATTGCAGAATTATAAACTGCAAACACCAAGACAAGGAATACCCTAAATTCTGTCCAACAAAAGAATTGACAAGTGATGAAATACTAGAAGTTGAAAAATTGTACAATGAAGACAACAACAAAGAAATATCACGGATATCAGCAGAAATAGAAGATGAATTCTACTGCAAATACACAAGAGTGGAAGAAATCATGGAATTTGCCAAAAGACTAAAAATGAATAAAATAGGAGTAGTTGCATGTGTGGGGCTAATGGAAGAAAGCAGAACTTTTGCAAAAATCCTGGAAAAACACGACTTTGAAGTGTATTCTGCAGCATGTAAAGTGGGAGCAATGAAAAAAACAGAGATAACGGGTCTTGATGAAGAAAAAACAGCCGTGACTGGAAATGTAATGTGCAACCCAATACTTCAGGCCAAAATACTGAACAAGGAAAAAACAGATCTTAATGTGATAATAGGTTTATGTGTAGGACATGACAGTCTATTTTATAAATATTCAGATGCTCTGTGCACAACACTTGTAACGAAAGACAAAGTGCTCGCACACAATCCTGTAGGAGCATTATACCAAGCAAACACATATTATAAAAAGCTAATGAATGATTAG
- a CDS encoding GNAT family N-acetyltransferase, producing the protein MELIELRDEDLSKFKSLLQESFQYGYENIYGKCEELILPEKDIDECLKKENSHAYVMKDNNTILSGVIVEINEKTQHNHLDFLFVSTSSQNKGIGQKIWEEIETLYPNTKIWETCTPYFDKRNIHFYVNKLGFHIVEFLNEKNPEPDWDKDHPMRDEEMFRFEKIMN; encoded by the coding sequence ATGGAATTAATTGAATTGCGGGATGAAGATCTATCTAAATTTAAAAGTTTGCTGCAGGAATCATTCCAATATGGTTATGAAAATATTTATGGTAAATGTGAAGAGTTGATCTTACCTGAAAAAGACATTGATGAATGCTTGAAAAAAGAAAACAGTCATGCTTATGTAATGAAAGATAATAATACCATTTTAAGTGGAGTAATTGTTGAAATAAATGAAAAAACCCAACACAACCACTTGGATTTCTTATTCGTAAGCACATCCAGTCAAAACAAAGGCATCGGACAAAAGATATGGGAAGAAATAGAAACTTTATATCCAAATACAAAAATATGGGAAACCTGCACCCCATACTTTGACAAAAGAAATATCCATTTTTACGTAAACAAATTAGGGTTCCATATAGTGGAATTCTTAAATGAAAAGAATCCTGAACCTGATTGGGATAAAGACCATCCAATGAGGGATGAGGAAATGTTTAGATTTGAAAAGATAATGAACTAA
- a CDS encoding DUF134 domain-containing protein has translation MVRPKRMRRVVTCHRHELKKNLNPIELSVDEFEAIRFKDYHDIKQTESAEFMGISQSTFHRILNSARNKLATSLIEGRPIVIVKGDTMIDPNKYLCEDCGFQWSNPEKEYEECPDCKSTNIRKLNANNRRNQMSNDACSCPNCGYSEPKIRGVPCRTKTCPECGSALQGRGLCNI, from the coding sequence ATGGTTAGGCCTAAAAGAATGAGAAGAGTGGTTACATGCCACAGACATGAGTTGAAAAAAAATCTAAATCCCATCGAACTGTCTGTAGATGAGTTTGAAGCAATCAGATTTAAAGATTATCATGATATAAAGCAAACGGAATCTGCGGAGTTCATGGGAATTTCACAATCAACATTTCACAGGATTCTGAATTCTGCAAGAAATAAGCTCGCTACCTCTCTAATTGAAGGCCGGCCAATAGTTATTGTCAAAGGTGATACAATGATTGATCCAAATAAATATTTATGCGAAGATTGTGGTTTTCAATGGTCAAATCCAGAAAAAGAATATGAAGAATGCCCTGACTGCAAATCAACAAACATTCGCAAATTAAACGCAAACAATAGAAGAAATCAAATGTCAAATGACGCATGCAGTTGCCCTAATTGCGGTTACAGTGAACCAAAAATTAGAGGAGTTCCATGCAGAACCAAAACATGTCCTGAATGCGGTTCAGCACTTCAGGGAAGAGGATTATGCAATATTTAA
- a CDS encoding 4Fe-4S binding protein, producing the protein MADITIDTNKCDNCGDCTDVCPMEVLILKDGKLTINEPDECSYCETCVDLCPNECITID; encoded by the coding sequence ATGGCTGACATTACAATAGACACCAACAAATGTGATAATTGTGGAGATTGCACAGACGTCTGCCCTATGGAAGTCCTGATTCTTAAAGATGGCAAATTGACCATCAATGAACCTGATGAATGCAGCTACTGCGAAACCTGTGTGGATCTTTGTCCTAACGAATGCATCACAATTGATTGA
- a CDS encoding flavin reductase family protein has product MKELGARAFFYGHPAPVFMVATYNDDETVNVMNLHEVARTNAGDLALCIGPGKKTHENIEKRKALTLTLVSKDMVKEVDYFGLVSGHRVPDKFEKTGLKAQRSSNVNAPVIEGSPLVIECELIEFVETDNFTTVLARIVNLLADESILNEKGKIDSTKINMVFYDSFSNSYFTLGEKVGDAFKDGKHFI; this is encoded by the coding sequence ATGAAAGAATTAGGTGCAAGAGCATTTTTTTACGGACACCCGGCTCCAGTGTTTATGGTGGCCACATATAATGATGATGAGACTGTTAATGTGATGAATTTGCATGAAGTTGCAAGAACAAATGCAGGAGACCTTGCATTATGCATAGGACCTGGCAAGAAGACTCACGAAAACATTGAAAAAAGAAAAGCATTGACTCTTACATTAGTCAGTAAGGACATGGTAAAAGAAGTGGATTATTTCGGTCTGGTTTCAGGACATAGGGTGCCGGACAAGTTTGAAAAAACCGGACTGAAAGCTCAAAGAAGTTCAAACGTAAATGCCCCTGTAATTGAAGGTAGTCCACTTGTTATCGAATGTGAACTTATAGAATTTGTCGAAACAGATAATTTCACTACAGTACTTGCCCGTATTGTTAATCTACTGGCAGATGAATCCATTTTAAATGAAAAAGGAAAGATTGATTCCACCAAGATTAATATGGTATTCTATGATTCATTCAGCAATAGTTATTTCACACTGGGTGAAAAAGTTGGGGACGCATTTAAAGATGGAAAACATTTCATATAA
- a CDS encoding DNA-binding protein, with protein MADNLEYVCKECGFNWITLNGEHEMCPKCHSTTIEYIGEVKDLDIDSILNHNKRMGGCCGSARGRGPLTCGKPYPDHHDPNIPHDPEKCCGHRVC; from the coding sequence ATGGCTGATAATTTAGAATATGTCTGTAAAGAATGCGGTTTCAATTGGATAACATTAAACGGTGAACATGAAATGTGTCCAAAATGCCACAGCACAACCATCGAATATATTGGTGAAGTAAAAGATTTGGATATCGATTCAATATTAAACCACAACAAAAGAATGGGGGGATGCTGCGGATCTGCCCGTGGAAGAGGACCATTAACCTGTGGAAAACCATACCCTGACCATCATGACCCGAATATCCCACACGACCCGGAAAAATGCTGCGGACATAGGGTATGCTAA
- a CDS encoding PIN domain-containing protein codes for MKILLDSSFIIAIFRKNDPLHQRAIKNKEILDNDCYISNGIVSEVITILGQKTKDIALVRLAYNYMKDNFTIINESDINMYNDNVFAIFEKYNKNKFKLGFIDCSEVVIYEYYKLDYVASFDGEFKLFDEIKLMDLK; via the coding sequence ATGAAAATTTTATTGGACTCATCATTCATCATTGCAATATTTAGAAAAAATGACCCGCTACATCAAAGAGCAATAAAAAACAAAGAAATTCTAGATAATGATTGTTACATCTCAAATGGGATAGTGTCTGAAGTAATAACAATATTGGGCCAAAAAACAAAGGATATTGCATTAGTTAGACTTGCATATAACTATATGAAAGATAATTTCACAATCATCAATGAATCAGACATTAACATGTACAATGATAATGTATTTGCAATTTTTGAAAAATACAATAAAAATAAATTCAAATTGGGATTTATAGATTGTTCAGAAGTTGTTATATATGAATATTATAAATTAGATTATGTTGCAAGCTTTGATGGGGAATTCAAACTATTTGATGAAATTAAATTAATGGACTTAAAATAA
- a CDS encoding transglutaminase family protein, with amino-acid sequence MEDYLIETPSIDYMNFHIQERVRELKNQSEDNLDYIKRSYIFVRDEILHSWDIETNIVSRTASDVLKNKTGICWTKSCLLAALLRADGIPSGISYQLLTRADDASEGYMIHALNTVYIKDLNKWIRLDARGNKENINSYFSLDEEHLAYKIRSELGEIDYHDNHADLDERLVNILMQSESIQEITTDFEF; translated from the coding sequence ATGGAAGATTATTTAATAGAAACTCCAAGCATTGATTATATGAATTTTCATATCCAAGAAAGGGTTCGGGAATTAAAGAATCAATCAGAGGATAATTTGGATTATATCAAAAGGAGTTACATCTTTGTTAGGGATGAAATTCTTCACTCGTGGGATATTGAAACAAATATAGTTTCAAGAACTGCCAGTGATGTGCTTAAAAATAAAACTGGAATCTGCTGGACAAAATCATGTCTTCTTGCAGCACTTTTAAGAGCAGATGGAATTCCGTCAGGCATCAGTTATCAGCTTCTTACAAGAGCAGATGATGCAAGTGAAGGTTATATGATTCATGCTTTAAATACGGTGTATATAAAAGATTTAAATAAATGGATCAGACTTGATGCTCGAGGAAATAAGGAAAATATTAATTCATACTTCAGTTTGGATGAGGAACACTTGGCTTATAAAATCCGAAGTGAACTGGGTGAAATTGACTATCATGATAATCATGCAGATTTGGATGAGAGATTGGTTAATATTCTGATGCAAAGTGAGAGTATACAGGAAATTACAACAGACTTTGAGTTTTAG
- a CDS encoding terminase large subunit domain-containing protein, protein MFYVQDDDNEYHALILRCTLSDLKRKGALIHKASQWLNRKEIQNNASIKPKWDETEHSWTFPNGNSLTFGYLSNNNDLDTYQGSEYQFIGIDELTQLERFKYIYMRSRVRKTKDNKLPTQVI, encoded by the coding sequence TTGTTTTATGTTCAGGATGATGATAATGAATATCATGCCCTCATCCTGAGATGTACTTTATCTGACTTGAAGCGTAAAGGAGCTTTAATTCATAAAGCAAGTCAGTGGTTAAATCGAAAGGAAATTCAAAATAATGCAAGCATCAAACCAAAGTGGGATGAAACAGAACATTCATGGACATTTCCCAATGGAAATTCACTAACCTTCGGATATTTGAGTAACAACAATGACCTCGATACATATCAAGGTTCTGAATATCAATTCATTGGTATTGATGAGCTGACACAGCTTGAAAGATTCAAATACATTTACATGAGGTCTAGAGTAAGGAAAACAAAAGATAACAAACTTCCTACACAAGTAATATAA